The Desulfonatronospira thiodismutans ASO3-1 DNA segment ACCACAGGGGATCGTCGAATTTTAAGCTGCCCCTGGCCTTATGCCCCTTGGCCAGGGCCAGGAAAAAACGGGTTTCGTGTTCCAGGGAGTCTTCCAGGTTTTGCCGCAGCTGCACTTTTTCATCAGAAGTCAGTCCATATACTTCGGCCCTCTTCTTTATGTAGGCCTGCATCCATTCCGGGCTCTTGTAGGTGGCCCTGGCAATGATCTCCGTATCCAGGCCCGAATGCAGGGAATCCTTTCTGGTCCACTCATTGGTGGTCTGCACGTAAGGATCGCCCAGGTCCGGCCATAAAAACTCCGCTGCCTTATGTCCACGGCAGCCGGCCAGCAGCAAAGCCAGGACCAGAAAAATGGTTATCTTGCCCCATGGTGGCATTTAACCCCCTTTTGCTGCTCTAAGCAGACTCTGGCGAGTAAATATGCACTTGATGTCAAAACCGGCCCGGACTATGTTTTCCGCACCGCCCTCTTCACGGTCCAGAACGCAGAGTATGGGACCGATTGCCAGACCGGCATCACGGACTCTCTCGCAGGCGGATAAAAGTGTGCCTCCAGTGGTTATCACATCTTCCAGCATACAGACCCTTTGCCCCGGGCTGAAATTGGCCATACCCTCCAGGAATTGTCCTGTACCATGCCCCTTGGCCTTTTTCCGGACAATAAAACCGGGCAGAGGACGATTATCAAGATAGGACATGACTGTGACAGCGCTCACAAGTGGATCAGCACCCAGGGTCATACCGCCCACCCCTTCCGGATACTTTTCATACGCATAAAGCATATCTAAGAAAATACGCCCCAGTAGAAAAGCGCCTTCTGGATGCAGGGCGGTCTGCTTGCAGTCGAAATAATAATCGCTTTTTTTGCCGGAGGTCAGGGTGAAATTCCCTTCCTGATAAGACTTATTGTAAAGCAGCTCAGCCAGCCTGGACTTTGCGTCAAAATTTTGCACTATTTAAACACCCTCTGAAATACTAAGTCTTCATGCTTGAGATAGTAGCCCATATCAAAGACTGCATCCAGCTCATCCAGTGGAATATGCTTAAGGATCTCCTGGTTCTCCCGGATCCTGTCGGGAAAATATACCTTGTTCTCCCAGCAGTACATGGCATCCTCCTGCACCAGTTCATAGGCCTTTTGCCGCTCCAGACCCTTTTCCACCAGGGCCAGCAGAACTCTCTGGGAAAAGTAAAGCCCCATGGAAAGATCCAGGTTGTACTCCATATTGGCGTCATTTACCTGCAGCTTGTCCAGAAGGTTCGTGAGCCTGGTAAGCATGTAGTGGATAAGGATGGTGGAATCGGGCATGATCACCCTTTCCACAGAGGAATGACTGATATCGCGTTCGTGCCACAGGGCCATGTTTTCCATGGCTGCCAGGGCATTGCTTCGCACCAGCCGGGACAGTCCGGTGAGGTTCTCAGCGGAAATGGGATTCTTCTTGTGCGGCATGGCTGAAGACCCCTTCTGCCCCTTGGAAAAGCCTTCTTCGGCTTCCAGTACTTCGGTGCGCTGCAAGTGTCTGAGCTCCACGCACAGACGCTCAATACCACCTGCCATCAGGGCCAGAGCGGTGAAATACTCAGCATAGCGATCGCGCTGCACTATCTGGGTGGATACAGGGTCCACCTCAAGACCCAGCTTCCGGCAGGCCAGCTCTTCCAGCCGGGGGTCCAGATGGGCATAAGTGCCCACTGCACCGGATATCTTGCCCACCCGGATCTGCTCCAGCGCCCTTTGCCACCTGGCCTCGTGTCTGCGCATTTCAGCATAAAAACCGGCCATTTTCTGCCCGAAACTGATGGGCTCGGCATGAATGCCGTGAGTACGCCCCATCATGAGCCGGCCCTTGTACTCGTGGGATATCCGGTCCAGAGACTGAAGAAGCCCGTCCAGGGCTTTGGCGATTATCTCACCTGCCCTGTAGAGCGAAAGGGCATTGGCAGTATCAACAATATCCGAGGAAGTGCATCCCAGGTGAATATATCTGGCCGAAGGCCCTACCTTTTCTTCCACAGCTGTTAGAAAGGCGATGACATCGTGCCTGGTCCGCTCTTCGATTTCCAGAATGCGGTCCAGGTCAAAGTCGGCCCTGGCACGGATATTTTCCATGTCCTGAGCCGGGATTGCACCCAGTTCATGCCAGGCTTCGCAGATGGCCAGTTCCACTTCCAGCCAGGCCCTGAATCTTTTCTCCTGGGTCCAGAGCTCACCCATTTCCTTTCGGGTATATCTTTCTATCATGGTCAGTTTCCAGGCGGATTTTCAGGGCTGTTTAAGGCCCTGCAGACTTAACCTGTGGAGGTGCAGGAATTGAATCTCAGCTTATAGTTCAAAAAAGGCAGCTTGAAAGCTGCCTTTTAAAAGTTAAGTGTTGGATGTGTCCTGGGATGACGGGGTACTGCTTTCTGAGCTGGTCGAGGCCGAGTTATCGCTCTTGGCTTCGCCGTTTTTGGCGGTGGTTTTGCCGTTGCCGTTGCCGACCTCGCTTTTGCGGTTGCAGTAATCCGTCACATACCAGCCACTGCCTTTAAGCACAAAGGCTGAATTGGAAATAAGTCTTGAAGATGCGCCCCCGCAAATGGGGCAGTTGACCTCACGTTCCTTGAAGTCCTTCTGCCACTCCTCAAAAAGCTGTTGGCATTCGTTGCACCTGTACTCGTAAATAGGCATTTTTTCCTCCTTAGACAGGTTTGAAATATATTTTTCCTGATGTTTTTTTAGTATCTGTCAAGCAGTTGCCTCATAAAAAGATTTGAACAAAACATTGACGCAAAATCCTTCCACAATGCAGAATTCATTTATCGCCAAAAAAAGATTTGTCAAGACTTCCGGTGCCAGCTGACACTTAACCCATCAGGCTTGAGATCCCTGCCTGAAAACATCCAGAACCGGCCAGGCTAGGCCTTGCCAGCGGCCTGGATAGCTTCTTTCTTGCGCTGTTTGAGGCGCTTTTTCTTTCTGCGGCGGCGCCGGTCAATTTCCTTGTGACGTTCAATCTTCTTGTGCCTGCTCATTATTTCAATCCTCCCTTTCAATTTCTAAAAAAATAATTTTAATACATAACATTACGGCATGTCCAGTACTTTGTTGGCCTGAGCCGGAGATTAAATCCCAGCCAGTTCATAGCTCTGTGATCCAAGGCCCAGATCATGTGCATAGTCCAGGGCGTGAGAGCCGTTGGTCTTGGGATGCGCTGCAGTAAACTTGTCCTGGCCCGGTGTTATATCTTTGGGCAAAGCACTGGGATGCAAAGGCTGGGCCTGGTTCACCAGGTCCAGGCAGGCCCTGTCCAGGGCCACCGGATCCAGGGAGGCCAGAACCCCCAGATCCGGGCACAGAGGGGCATCGCTGAATCCCGGACAGTCGCAGTCCGGGGTGACGTTAAAAATATAATTTATATGCACGCACCTGTCTTTTTTCCGGGAAAGTACAGCAGCAGAGTACTCCATCATGCGCTCCAGGAAGGCATTGCCTTCTGTCTCCCAGTTGATCTGCAGGGCCCCTGTTTTGCACACCAGAATGCAGGCAGCGCAACCCACGCATTTTTCCGGGTCCATGCGCACTTTCTCGTCAACAAGAGTCAGAGCCCCGGATGCACAGACCTGCATGCACAGGCCGCAGCCCTGGCAATGGGAATCATCCACCTTGGGAGCCAGGCCGGAATGCTGGTGCATTTTGCCCTGCCTGGTGGCGCAGCCCATGGCCAGGTTTTTCAGGGCTCCGCCGAAACCGGAAAGCTCGTGCCCCTTGAAATGGCTGACATTGACCATGAAATCAGCATCCATTATATCGCCTGCCAGGTAAAATTCGGACAGGTGCCTGCCCTCAAAGCTCACCCTTCTCTGGTTGTTGCTCCTGAGCCCGTCGGCAATGATCACCGGGGCTCCCAGCACATTGGGGTCGAAACCGTGCATTGCTGCCTGCATGTGGTGGGATACGGCCTCCCCCCTGTTGCCCACATAAAGGGTGTTGGTATCGGTAAGAAATGGCCTGGCCCCGGTCTTCTTTATAAATTCCACCACGGGCCTGACCCACAGCGGGGAAACAAAGCCGGTGGTGCCTCCCTCCCCGAAATGGATCTTTACCGCAGTGAGCATGCCCGGCTCCAGCATGGAACCCAGGTCGATCTTCTTCAGCAGCTTTTTCAAGCGCAGGTCATAGGGCATCTTGCGCGAGGCCCGCAGGTTCCAGAAATATACTTTGCTCATAAAAATTCTCCTTTGCCCCTTTACTGCCAGAAATAAAAACAGGGAACAACCCCCGGGGCTGCTCCCTGTCAAAACCGATTCGTGTGATCTTTATCGAAGTCGGAGTCGGGATCGGTATCGGCTTCGGAAAAAATAGAAGTGATAATCAAGCGGGTTAAAAACCCAAAACCTTCGATACCGATGCCGATCCCGATACCGACCCCGACAAGAGCCTCATACTGATGTAACTCTTCAGGGGGGGAGATATGCCAATTTGCCTGTCTGCCAGACGGGTAATGCCTTGCTGGGGATCTTTTATTCTTCAAAACCGTGTGTGCGGAGCACCAGTGTGAAGCCTGAAGGCTTCCCGTGCCGGAGAAGATTTTTTGGCACGGGCAACTTCGTTGCTCATCCCAGTGAAACCAGCTACGCTGACCCAGCACTCACTTTTCCATTTGTTTGCTTGTGATGAAACCGAAATTATTAAAGTGAGTGCTGGGTGTTTCACGGGACAGGCGGGCGGCTCTGCCGCTCACGGCTGGGGAGTACGCCTCAAGTCTATTCCCGGTGGGGATTGCTGGCACCCCCTGAATGGTTACATATTGATGAGGGGTTACACCACCTTCTCCCCAAATCCCCCAATTCCTCGATTCCCCAATTCCTGAATACCTCAATCCCATCATCCTTAAACTCAAAACTGATAGCTGAAGCTCATACTCCCGATGTGGGTATGTCCATCCTTGAACCTGCTGTCCAGTATATCTATAGTGCCGTCATCGGTGCTGTCCCTGGCGTCAATACTGCGGTTGGCGAACCACAGGTAGGAATAGGACAGATCCAGGCTGGCCTGGTCCCAGCTGAATCCGATGCCGGAGGTAATAATATGTCTATCGTTGGTAGGAGTCATGTAGTCGGCATACTTGTCCCGGTCAGGGATCTGGTCAAATACATACCCCAGCCTCAGATCTATAAGCTCTGTCAGGTCGTATTCCGCGCCGAACTGAAAACGCCACACATCCTCCCACTTTTTATCAATAGCTCGCTCTTCAAAACCTGGAAAGAGAGGTTCACTGTACTCAATTTTCAGCTCATCATAAGTACTCCACAAGGTATATATGGCGTTGGCTTCCAGGGTCAGCCTTTCCAGGGGCCGATACATTACCCCCAAGCCAAAGGAATCAGGCAATGTGATGTCACCCTCTGCGGAGGTGTTCTGGAAAAAACCTGGAGGAGTACCCGCAGGTCGATCAAACTTTGCATCGCCGGAGACTGTCTGCTTTACCCGGCTTTTGTAGGTCAGGCCCACCGCCCAGGTGTCGCTGGGCTTGTAGTGCAGGGCTGCGTTGGCTCCAAACCCGAAACTGTCTCCGTGGACTTCGGCATCTATATCTGAAAGTCCAAAAGCCTGTCCATTAACAGCTCTTTCCTGCTTGAAATCAAACCACATTACTTCAATCCCGAATGCCATGGACCATGAATCACTGATCTTCAGGGCCAGGTTGGGGTTGAAGGACAGGGACTGTACCCTGTTGTAATATGAATTATATCTGCCGGGCCAGTCATCGGGATATTCAGTCCCCAGTCCGAACCTGGAGTATATGCCCAGACCCAGCCAGGCCTGGTCTGTCAGTTGATGGGTCAAAAATGCATGCGGCGGAATCCAGTAATTGCTCTCTATACTGGTGGTCTCAGTATTTCCCGTCTCATCAGTGGTCCTTATGTCTCCGCCCGGGGCCACCACAGAAAAACCCAGCTTGGTCCTGGTGCCCTCAAGCTGGGTTATTCCCGCCGGATTATAGGCCACTGCCGAAGCATCGTCCGCTCTGCCGATCATGGTGCCCCCCAGCGCCGTTCCCCTGGCCCCCCACTCATAAAGGGCAAAGCCGGCTGCGTGGACACTTCCCCCGTACCCGAAACACATGAACAAAAACAGCACAACAACTCTTTTCCAGTTCATTTCCCCTCCAAGTCAGTTTCACGGATTTTATGCCATTTTTCAACCGCACCCAAAAAACTGACTGCCTAATACCTTCAGGAAAAAAAGGCAATATCTGCATACAATTTTAATTCCAGACATAATCGGAAGGGATAGTCGTCATGCATTAGCACCGGATACCGGCCGGAAGACAACACGCTCTATTCCCAGCGGTTTCCGCGCTTTTTGAGCTCTATGTATTCCAGCCGGCCCTGGTCACTGACAAAGGAACTCAAGGCCCAGCTCACCAGGGCTATAATCAGAGCCCCGCCCATGGCCGACCAGAAACCGTGGATCTCCAGTCCGGAGACGACTCCGGAGACCATCAGCAGAAGTACAGCGTTGATTACAAAGGTAAAAAGACCGAAGGTGAGGACATTTAACGGCAGGGTCACCAGCAGGAGTATGGGACGGAAAAGGGCATTAAGGATACCCAGAAAGGCGGCAGCCACGAAAGCTGAAAAAAATCCGGCCACATGGATTCCGCCCACTATGTAGGCGCAGATTATGACCGCCACTGTCAAAATCAGCCAGCGTATAATAATTCCAGGCATGGGATCACCTCTTGGGGCAAGAATTGAAGTTCTGAATTATTGTTTTTGAAGCCTTGCTTTGGATTACTTATGTCAGTGACTTACTCCTGAAACCCTGTCATAAAAAACAAGAACCACGCGCTGCGCGTGGCAGGCCTTAGACAGGATTAACAGGATGGATAGGATAATCAGCCACCGGCCTGATGCCGCTGACTGAATTTACCATCGCCAAAGGCGATTGAAGACCTTTTGGCCTGGCTTCCGCCTGTCCCGTTTAATTGCTCGCAGAGCAAGCCCGAAGGGCATTAAACTGGGAGCCAGGACAAAAATATTTTTCTCTTAATCCATCTCTTAATCCTGTTAATCCTGTCTAAAATACTCTTTTCTTTATTGGGTTGCGGGCATATCCCGCGTTAGCATAGCTCCTATATATGAAAAATATTGTCAAGTTTTTACAAGACCATATCGCGCTTGAGCAGCCGGCCATGTTATAGGGCAGGTTTGGATACATACCCGGCTGCAAAATAATTAAGTAGACATTTTCACGGAATTGGGGGACTATCACAAGTGACAAGACTATTTCCGGGCTTGCCGCAAGACCCGTATACTCCCCTTCTCAAGGGATCTTTGTGCCTGGTGCACAAACAGACCTCAACTGACTACATGAGACTGCGGCAACCAAGCATAACAACCCCACAATCCTGGCCCGGCCTGAATCAGGAGGACTCGCATGCGTGAAAACTGGACCAGTAATTTTTCAGCAGGCCTGCTTATCGGCGTGGCCCTGGTCATCAGCTCCCTGGTTCTTGGAGGGGCTGTCAAAGATTTTAGATCCTACGACAGATACGTAAGCGTACGCGGATTTGCTGAGAGGGAAGTGCCTGCAGACCTGGCCTACTGGCCCATCTCCTTCAGCGCGGCGGGAAACGACTTGCAGAAAATTCAGGAAGAGCTGGACACTTCCGCTGATAAAGTCATGGCTTTTTTAGACAGGCAGGGCCTTGGGGAGGCCGAGGCATCCATCTCATCCCCCAGGATAAACGACCAGCACGCCTTTGGTGCTTCTCCTCAGCACTTGCCGGCCAACAGGTTTACCGCCCAGAGTGTAATAACCGTGCGCACAGGGGATGCAAAAGCGGTCAAGGAAGCCATGTCCGCCGCAGGAGAACTCCTTTCAGAGGGGGTGGTCCTGGTGCACTCTTACGAGTTTCAGCCCAGGTTTGAATTCACAGGCCTGGCGGAAATCAAGCCGGAAATGATAGCCGAGGCCACACGCGATGCCCGAAGCGCAGCCAGGCAGTTCGCCCGGGATTCAGAAAGCAGTGTTGGAGCCATTAGAAGGGCGAGCCAGGGACTGTTCACCATCAACGACCGGGACGATTTCACCCCGGAAATCAAGCGGGTCAGAGTGGTGACCAGCGTGGATTATTTCCTGGAAGACTGACTGCAGGATAAATGATGATATCATTTTGCAGCGATGCCTGTTTTCTTTGACCATAAAGCATGAAAATACCGACATCATGCCTTCGATGTGAACATTTGTCTTCCCTGCTTCCTACCTGGCGATCATGGTCCGCAGTATTTCGGCGCACTTGCTGCTGTTGAAGGCCATGAGGTACAGCTTGTCCACGTAGTGAATCAGCTGGTAGATATCCTTGAATTCCAGATCTGAATTGAAGACTTTCCGGGTAATCTCGTTCTTGTTCCTGAAGACCTTGTCCTTTTGTTCCCTGATCTTGCGCAGGCTTTCCTTGAGTTCTTCGCGGTTCATGCTTTCCATGTGCACTAAGGCTGTAGTCTCCCTAAGGGCCGGCCCCACCATGGCCAGGGTCTTGACCACATCACCCTGTAAAAACAAGAGATCTCGCTGAAACTCCTCCGGGATATTCACCTCGCGCATGCCCAGCCAGTTCAGGGCTTCCTGGGCGGCATCCAGGATATTGTCCTGCACGCTGGTGTAATTGAGAAACTGGATCTTATCCACGGTCATAAAAAGACCTCGCGGCAGGTGATTGCGTATATGCCGGATAATCTTGTCCGCCTGGCTCTCCAGTTCATTTATGCGGCTCTGCAGGGATATAAATTCCGGGCATTTGTCCCCCCCGCCGATATAGCACTCCAGTGCTTCGTTTATAACCTCGATGGATTCATGGATTTTTTCATAGTGATCATGCAATCCTTCCATGGGGGATTTGTTGGACAAAAGTCCGAAAAAATTCATTCTCATGGGGCACCTCGCATTTGGAGTCGATTAAATCTATAAGACAAAAGTCCAGCGCAATGTCTGGAAAATAACAATGCAGGTCAGAGCGGCTATAGGCACCGTCAACACCCAGTAAGCCACGATACGCAAAAGCACAGTCAGGTCGATGGCGCTGAATCCCCGGGCCAGGCCGACTCCTGTAACTCCCCCAACGCAGGCATGGGTGGTGGAAACCGGCATTCCCAGCATGGAGGCCACCAGGACAGCTGTAGCAGAGCCGTAATTAACAGAAAATCCCCGGGTATGGGTCAGGGTGGTTATTCGCGTTCCCACCGTCCGGATGACCCTGGCCCCAAGAAGGGCTATGCCAAGGGCTATGCCAAGCCCCCCCATTACCAGCAGAAAGATTGGGATATCAGCCTGCTCCACAAGCTCCTGCTGCCGGACAATGATATAAATTACAGCCACCGGGCCTACTGCGTTGGCAACATCATTGGCTCCAAGAGAAAGAGAAACATAGGACGAAGTCATGATCTGCAGCTTGCGGAAAATGCCCTCTACATTCTCCACATTTTGCTCCATGTGCCTGGTGATTTTATTAATCAAATATCTGAAAAAAGCCCAGGCCAGGCACGCCAGAGCCACAATCAAAAACACGGCAAACGGCACACCCATATCTATAGCATCATACAGCGGAGTTTTGAAAACAAATGAAAAGCCCAGGATCAAAACGGTCAACCCGATCCATCGGGGGGCCCAGATTCTGGCCTGCTCTAAATAATGCTTCTGATAAAAAATAAACTTTCTGATATGAGTAAATATCAGATACGCCAGGGCACCTGCAAAAATCGGCGAAATGAGCCAGGAAAGAACCACCACCAGTAGAATCGCCCAGTTCACAACCTCCGGACCGCCGGCCACAATTCCAAAACCCAGGACGCTGCCCACAATGGAGTGGGTTGTGGATACCGGCAGAGAAGCCACGCTGGCGATGAACACCCATAAGGCAGCCGCCAGCAGGGCGGAAAACATACCCAGGACCATCAGCTTGGGATCGGCTATATGTTCTGGATTGACCACTCCCCTGGTTATAGTTGCCGTGACATGGGCTCCCAGAAATACAGCCCCGACAAAAGTCAGGGGGGCGGCGATCATCACCGCCTGACGCACGGTCAAAGCCTTGGAACCTACTGCAGTAGCCATGGTATTGGCCAGGTCATTTGCTCCCAGGCTGAAGGCCATGAGCAGTCCGGCCAGCATGGACAGATAAAATATCAGATCGTAAAACTCCAAGCTACACCCCTGTTTCAGTTGGATGCCCGGAAAACAAGACATAAAAAACTTGAGGGCGAAACCGAAAAAAAACGAATTTCGCCCTCAAGTCAACTGTTTTTTGACCTCCAATATCAGAGGCCTCTTGGGATCAATCTTCCAGTGTGGAGGTATCTCCCACGTCCTCGCCCAGTTCCTGAGCCTTGAGCACCCGGCGCATGATCTTGCCGCTGCGGGTCTTGGGCAGGGTGTCCCTGAACTCAATACCCTTGATTACCGCAACAGGTCCAAGCTCGGATCTTACATGGGACTTGAGAGTCTTGATGAGTTCATCCGGATCGTCAACTGTGTATTCAGCACTAAGAGTGACAAAGGCCTTGGCCACTTCGCCCTTGATCTTGTCCGGCACTCCGATGACTGCAGCCTCGGACACGGCCTTGTGAGCCACCAGGGCGCTTTCGATTTCAGCAGAACCCACCCTGTGCCCGGCGATACTGATGACGTCGTCGGAGCGGCCCTGGATCCAGAAATAGCCGTCCTCGTCCTTGCGGGCCACGTCCCCGGCCAGGTAAACTCCGGGGATCTTTTCCCAGTAGGTCTTTTTGTAGCGCTCCGGGTCCTTGTACAGGGTCCGCAGCATGGAGGGCCAGGGCTTCTTGATGATGAGCTGGCCACCCTTGCCCGGAGGCACTGGATTGCCCTCCTCGTCCACCACGTCAGCCTCGATGCCCGGCAGGGGTTTACTGCAGGACCCGGGTTTGAGCAGAGTTATGGGAAAGGGGCTGATCATAACCGAACCGGTCTCAGTCTGCCACCAGGTGTCAATAATGGGACATTCGGCCCGGCCTATATTGTTGTAGTACCACATCCAGGCTTCAGGATTGATGGGCTCGCCTACGCTTCCCAGAAGCCTCAGGGTGGATAGATCGTGCTGCTTGGGATACTGGCTGCCGAAACGCATAAGCATGCGTATCAGGGTGGGCGCGGTGTAAAAAATGGTTACACCGTAGCGGGCTACCATCTGCCAAAGCCGGTCCGCCTGGGGATACAGGGGGTGTCCCTCAAAGAGCATGGTGGTGGTACCGGCCATAAGCGGACCGTATACCACGTAGCTGTGACCGGTGATCCAGCCCATGTCCGCAGTGCACCAGAAAATATCCGTGGGCTTGATGTCGAAAATCCAGTTCAGGGTACGGTGCACCCCTACCATATACCCGCCGTGGGTATGCACGATCCCCTTGGGCTTGCCCGTGGTCCCGGAACTGTAAAGCAAAAAGAGCATGTCCTCGGAGTCCATGACCTCGGTTTCGGATACCGGGCTTTCCTGGCGCACCAGGTCTTCATACCAGATATCGCGCATCTCGGTCATTTCCACTTCCACGCCTGCCCGGTGAACTACCACCACGGTATCCACGGTTTCGCAGCCGCCCACCAGGGCCTTGTCCACCAGGTTCTTGACATTGGCCGGCCGGCCGTTGCGGTAAAATCCGTCGGCAGTAATGACCAGCTTGGCCTCGGCGTCCTGAATGCGCTCGCGCAGGGCCTTGGCGGAAAAGCCGGCAAAGACCATGCTGTGCACCGCTCCAATCTTGGCCACCGCCAGGATGGAAATCATAGTCTCCGGCAATGGCGGCATGTAGAGCACCACCCGGTCGCCCTTCTTGATGCCCAGGGACCGCAGGGCGTTGGCAAAGCGGTTTACAGCCCGGTAGAGCTCATAATAGGTGAACTTCTTGGTATCCCCGGGCTCGCCCTCCCAGATCAAGGCCAGCTTGTTCTTGTTGGCCGTATTGATGTGCCTGTCCAGGGCATTGTAAACAATGTTGCACTTGGCACCGGTAAACCACTTGTAGAACGGGGCCTCGGAATCATCCAGGACCTTGTCCCATTTCTTGAACCAGTCCATCTCCTTGGCTGCATCTTCCCAGTAGTCCAGGTAGTTTTCCTGGCACTGTTTCATCACCGCCGAATATTCCTGCGGATTGATGTTGGCATCGATTACCATCTGGGGCAACGGCCGAAAAATCCTCTCCTCTTGCAGCAAAGAGTCAAGGGCTCCTTTGTCTTCCATAACACTCCTCCTTTAAACTCAGTCCGAATAGTAATCATTAAAAAACGTTCTGGAGTTTTTTCCCGGACCTCCAGACAACCGGTTCATCAGGCGGTTTGCGGCTGATATGCAACTGCTTACGCCGCAAGTTCCGGTGCATGTTTATATCATACAAGAAAAATCGACATAGATTATCGAC contains these protein-coding regions:
- the acs gene encoding acetate--CoA ligase, translating into MEDKGALDSLLQEERIFRPLPQMVIDANINPQEYSAVMKQCQENYLDYWEDAAKEMDWFKKWDKVLDDSEAPFYKWFTGAKCNIVYNALDRHINTANKNKLALIWEGEPGDTKKFTYYELYRAVNRFANALRSLGIKKGDRVVLYMPPLPETMISILAVAKIGAVHSMVFAGFSAKALRERIQDAEAKLVITADGFYRNGRPANVKNLVDKALVGGCETVDTVVVVHRAGVEVEMTEMRDIWYEDLVRQESPVSETEVMDSEDMLFLLYSSGTTGKPKGIVHTHGGYMVGVHRTLNWIFDIKPTDIFWCTADMGWITGHSYVVYGPLMAGTTTMLFEGHPLYPQADRLWQMVARYGVTIFYTAPTLIRMLMRFGSQYPKQHDLSTLRLLGSVGEPINPEAWMWYYNNIGRAECPIIDTWWQTETGSVMISPFPITLLKPGSCSKPLPGIEADVVDEEGNPVPPGKGGQLIIKKPWPSMLRTLYKDPERYKKTYWEKIPGVYLAGDVARKDEDGYFWIQGRSDDVISIAGHRVGSAEIESALVAHKAVSEAAVIGVPDKIKGEVAKAFVTLSAEYTVDDPDELIKTLKSHVRSELGPVAVIKGIEFRDTLPKTRSGKIMRRVLKAQELGEDVGDTSTLED